ACTGGATCCGCTAGTTAAATGTTGAGATAAACAGAGACTTTTTATTACCTCCGATAACATACATCAGCGAAGAATTACATTCGCAGACGACAATCATGGTATCAAATTAAACGAGCATTGCCGAATAGACAAGTAAGGCAAAGAAAAGCGATGATTTCATTTATCATGGAAAGAGTGTCTTTGATCAGACACTAAGATAGCAAGAACAACAAGCTACAAGAAGATGGATAACGTTGATACGCTCAACCGTCCATGATTTTCGAAAATGTAATTGTGAAACGCAGACATCAGACGCGCAGACTCTCGGCAATTTCCTCAACAAAGCCGTGAGTTCCACatagattattttaaaatgattACATTTGTTCAGTACTCCAGAAGTTCATACAGTATTATATCGAAACTCTATCCAATCATCACAAGtgataaaatgaaattcaGCTGGCGTACTCGGATTTGTATATCCGCCCACAACCTGCTTGCAACCACGACATCAACGACCACAGGTACTGCTTCAGCATACTTTCAATTTATAACGTTTTCGTTGAGTTTTCGTATttatataattaaaataatgataGAGTTTTCTGCAGAGACTCTAAACCAGCTAGTTTTAGCACTTAAaagcaccaccccacgaatctgaggtggtgcagatttcagatggagtattcgtatacgggatgggagactacggagagggaggtgattccgtccatttcttgctaattgccgttaaaaacggcccggaagatgcggcgccgcacaagactgacgcgttccaatcgaacctcttgtacaaaatggtgcgccaaaacgaatgttaaaaaaacacgTCCAAATTACTACTGTAGTGCAAAAACTTTTagtcagaaaatgaagcataTATCTGGATGCGTTAAAAATGCAACCGTGGCAGCTACCACACTAACCAATGTAGAATTAAAATCCTGCAACTACACAGAGAAAGCAATAGTACGGTAGAAAAACGAGCATGGAGACTAGCACAACTGACTTAATTACAGTTATACCTCCGTGTTTAACATATAGAATGACGAAACTGGAAGAGGAgaaaacacaacaaacaaaaaccatAAGAAACGTAAGgtgacatttaaaaaaaaagtaaaaaccaGGAATCACGCTTCGAcgtgttcatttcttttttttcattaccaaAAAGCGAGCTTTTTCACGTATATTACCTGAAAATTCTTACATCGATATTGATGTAGACTGGTATGCacttcttttatcttttggGAAAACAAATAGTTCTCAACTAAAATATAGACAAAAGAAGGCAGACGACAAACAAAAGACGATGTAGTCGTTTTTTCATAGAAACTAAACGCGGTTTTCATTCTTGGAGGTACATGCTACATATATTCTGGACAGGAATGGGAGGTTTGCAGTCTATTACAGACTTTATTCTCAACAAGAAATGAGATCCAGAACGATAAGCATgagcaaaggaaaaaagggcATGTGAAATGGTTCACAGTGAACGATCTGATAAGAGAATCTTCCTACGCAAACAGTTCAATTAGCAAGATGCGAACATTttgcaaatgaaatatttcaggaaaaaacaaGAGCTTCAGCAACCAGCAGAAAAAGAGATGCACGGCTGGAAATTATGGTTGagcggtgcatttgcacagTTAGGTCAACGCGAACTAAAACTACCGCACTTCGTGATCCATCCATTATAGATCATACTTTTCCGAGTGTAATTCTACATTACAATAACTATATTGTTGAAAAGAATGCAGGATTGCATGCAGAAGatctcaaaagaaaatgcatACAGCTATACcctggtcaaaacgaaatgaagtttggtgcagttgcgtaagcggctataagcggcgcggtggaggccaCGCTATAAGCGGTGAAGCAGCTAATATCGAAGAGGGCGCTGGCACCGCTTATCGTTGCAGTTTtaatggtcccacgtcgactCCAATCGCTACGTCCTACCGCATCGCTTTGACCTCAGCCGCTTACTGAACTGAGATTTAGATCGTTTTAACCTGATCACAAcacaataaaggataaaggacaaagttccttgcgttaatcaatccgcttgggatgcgcccccatgttcacttcaattcagaatcgtttgaggtttacgaacgtgtaactggcctataaaatgacttgcggtgcctagccgatgtgtcaagtcagtgtttttatcctcccagacaagtctggtactaatttatcgatcccggagggatgagaggcttggtgagcataagggcggatttgaacctttgatcgatcgtgcgggaagcggaacctctaaccgctacactacacccgcacCACCATAACAATTTCAGATATAAAACGGGTAGATCTGCATTTGCGGAGTTAAACTACATGACTGGTACGACAGTGTATagtcaagtcaaaacgacctgacttCCCTTTTATAGCCGCAAAGTAGCTGCTATTACGTATATATTACATTATGATAAGTACTATCACCTTTCAAGTGGTTAAAAGCGGTGGCAAATTTTCTCTGCGAAGTGGCAGCGATCCATCTTCTACAAGAACAGGACAGAAGGAAGAGGGAGTATATGTTAACCAGAAAAAGAAGGGACATGCACGTCGCTTTTAAAACGTTGGTTGCGTGCAGCGATGACTGTATGTAGCCGCCCATTCCATTGTaaatcaacattttctctCAGAAACTGGGTAATTCTGTACTGttttggaatgaaatgaacatAACCACATCTCTCACATCATTAAGGTAATGATTTTCCAATTAGACGTCAGAATCCTTTCATTATGCTGcatgtatagtcggatcaaaacgccttgaatcacgagtgtagttgcggtgcatttgcgtacgcgctcgaaagggcgcggtggaggcagcagttggaattgagttggaccgtcgcaaactacagCCATGTGTGGTGCCACGAGGGTTGCAGTACGCTCGGTGCCGTTATGCTTTACCGCACCGCCCCGATAGAAGCCGCGTAACAAAATTACgtatgtgcttcatgtcgttttgaccctattataaTTGCCATATGTTCTCGCAGAGTTCGGACATAATTACAGTCAACGTTTCTAATAATGCCTCAGAGTAGTTCCTTTTAGTCATTTAAATTAGTTTTAATTCTATAAAGAtctcttatttcttcttatctcaagagttttcttttcttaagaTTTCTTATCGATATTGTTGATatgggtgaaaaaaaaacaaagaagaaaaacctttcAGGATTTATTTCAAAGTTTCTGAAGAGTATGCAGTCCCAAATTTCTGACACTCTGAAGACTTTTTGAACAGCCAGTGATAAGTAGCTCTTATTTTAGCGAACGGCAGAAATGAAGATAGTTTTCTTTACAGATTGGAAGTAAGCCTCTCTCATGTCCGTTGCTCGCACCCTTTTGCTTTTCAAAGACATAAttgcaattgcgtaaacggctgcgctcgaagcggtgcggtggagcgtagcggttagtaTCGAGGAGGGTCCTCTGCTttccattcatcgctgcagttcgcgatgctCCCACCTCCACTACGGCCGCTTTTATCACCGCGACGCTTCGAGTGCACCTGCGTAAGCGACCGAGCTTGTTGTTTGGTGGAGAAACCGATTCCATCCGCTTGCGCCCGCCTAGGCTGCCCGCAGGTTTGGTGACTCTGCGGTTTTGGCGGTTATTGGGTGCCCACGACAGTGCGTTCAATAACCACCTgaaccgcagagccgccaaaccggATTTAGACTCTGCAGGCAGCCTTATGCAGCTCTGCTTAGAGTACATGGTCTTTACACATCTCTCTATTCCTACTGGAGTTAGTGGATGGTCCTGTCTCGAACACAACTGCACCAGGTTTCACATAgtcttgacccgactgtaaaTGCAGAATGAAAATGGTAGAATATGGGGCCTCGCATCTGATTGCCTTCTGCTCTCGACGCGCCTGCTTATACTAAGTGCAGTCAGCATTTGAGTATACGCTCTGGGCACGCACGATCTGTATAACTAGCTCAGTTATATGGCGTAAGCTACCCAGATATTGCAAAGGTGTGCTGTTGCCGAGCACATTTTCAAACCGCAATCCAGATAGGTTAAAAACCTAGAGAGAGCGTGGGATCTTCGCTAACAACTTTCCGTTTTGTTTCGCTGAACTGCTGGACATTGTCAAACTGAAGTGCTGGGGTTACTCGCCGGGATTAGGCAGTTCAGCTAAGTCACTCGCGTATCACAGGATGTCgaacagtgacgaatggacggattctgtgcgagctcttgCTATGGATTAAGAAGGTTAGCCTGAGGAAGGAAGACAGTGCCGTCGGAACagtaaaaagaaggagaagaagaaacagagaTATAGCGTCATTGTTACATTACAACGCCCAATGTTTCGATTGATATGTGTTCTGTTAGCGTTGGAATAAACAATTTCGAAAGCGCACAGTCATGAATTAAGAAATCGCTGACAGAAACCAAGTTGTTGAGGTTTCACCAGTGCTTCTAGACATTAGTTCAATTGGCGCCGTCTAACTGCaatcccttcttttttttgctttcatatTCATCGCAGAGTCAGCTTAGCAACACCCAATTTCTTAACCATATCTCGGTCTTGAATTATCAAATTCAGGCGATGATATCCACGTATGTTTTCGGactggtttaaaggcatcaccccacaaatctgacttggtatggatttccgaagGCCAAGACTATACGGGGGCGTAGATTGCAAGAACGGGAtctcgctcatttctccctggatcactgtaaacagacagCTTCTGAATGCGATTCCTTAtaacgtcctctattgcaacgcgccacgtTTGCGCCCCGCCactcctgcgattcgtcgaacgAAATGAATTGCACATTGGgacgtccgaatggattttcgacgagtcACAGGCGGAGGCGGGGCGCAAACGTGGCGTGTTGCAATAGAGGTCGTCGTAAGAATTCAGAAGcggtctgtttacagtgatgcaggaagagataagcgagatcccacccgtttttggAATTTACGTCCCAGTATAGTCTTTGATCTTCGGAAATCCATATATCGTCAGATTCGtaaggtgatgcctttaaggtcaaCTCAGTGACGAATAAGGTCACAGGCACAATTTTCGCggagattttgattttgatttcaatATCACGGCGAACGGTTTCTTCTTGATGATAGCAAGTACATTACTAACTGTGACTGCCCTGGAGGCGGAGTTAAAAAAGCGTTCAGTGATGCAAAAATAGTCGCCCCCAAATGCGTTCAACCGCGTGGGAGCTGCGCATTTAACGCAACGCAGAAGTTCTTTACCAGCGCAGCAGAAATTTCCTTGTCCATCTGAAGCCCTCAAGTCAAAGGAGACTGCACCCATTTCGTTGACGCATCCGATATATTCGACTATATTTATAGTAGGGTCcaaaccacatgaagcacggtacaattgcggcttctctcgaagcggtgcagtggagcgtagcggttagaagcgTACCGAAACCCTTGatgacaccacccatcgctgcagtttgcgatggtcccacctcggttccaacagctgcctccaccgggctgcttcgagcgcgtacgcaaacacatcgtgcttcatgtccttttggcCCGACAAGACTGTTACCTTCCCAAACTGTAACACCCAATACTGCAATCCTATGTTTTTAACCGGACTATATGTTCCTCGTTGTCACATTTCGATCCCAGCTCTTTCACTGGAATCTGCAACGTGAAACTACCTGTCATACGTTCGAGCAACGCAAAGGCGAATGTATTACACTGTGGTCGAGAAGAACAAGACATTTACGGATGTTCATTTTTCTAAGGACAACTACAGAGCTATCCGGAATGATGATCCTTGCGGTTTGTTGTTACAAGGGTTCTCAGCAGCCGAAATTAGAAGTCGTCGAACGAGATCCCGACTTCGACTTCGCACTCGGTCCCAGAGAGCAAATGACCCAAAAGTACCGTAAACTTCTATCCTTGTGCAAACAACGAAAGAACGTCCGTCCTGAATGCACTATCAGAAATGGTCTTCCCACTCAGCCAGTGTTATGATGTGAACGATGGAGTTCTACACTTGAGACGTATATGAACTCATTTAAGATGTACTCCACGTGTCAATGTATATGGACATGGTGGACATGTTAAAACCATGTCTTATCCCAAGATCCAACATGTCAAACGTGTTCATTCGGCTGTAGAGCTGTTCATACATGTCATTTCCCTGCAGGACCCACACCATTTTGGCGGGAACGGTAGAGCACAAAAACATTGGCGTCTTGCCGGagtttttgcttgttttctccTGGACTTGTTTAGAATTAGTTTCTTCCATCCATTCCAGGAAATGGGTGCTGTGAGAGTTATTAAGAACAAAGCTTTCTTCAAACGTTTCCAAGTGAAACACAAGCGACGTCGTCAAGGCAAAACCGATTACTACGCAAGAACTCGATTGACCAAGCAGGACAAGAACAAATACAACACTCCGAAGTATCGTCTCGTGGCTCGTTTCACGAACAAGGACATTGTTGCGCAGGTAAAATCGTTGTTAAATATGTCATCGCCATTTTCTCCTCGCATTCTTAGGGAGTCAATAATAGCCGGTTATAGATTGCTTACTCAAAGATAGAAGGAGATGTGATTGTCACAGCAGCATATTCGCATGAGCTTCCGAACTATGGGATTAAGGTAAGTGTCTAGTACTGTACTGCATGGAAGAACGAATTTGTTGTGGGAAATCCACAGGTCTTGCTGCATTTAGATTTAGTGGGATGTTCGCATTAGGGCTTAAAAAGTGTCGTAATGTGAGTCCCAATGTTTTGATAATCTCCCGTAGTAACGCTGTGGGGGAAAGTGTAGTCGGGAG
This is a stretch of genomic DNA from Necator americanus strain Aroian chromosome II, whole genome shotgun sequence. It encodes these proteins:
- a CDS encoding hypothetical protein (NECATOR_CHRII.G4983.T4) codes for the protein MAGKNPYLCPKRQEQQATRRWITLIRSTVHDFRKCNCETQTSDAQTLGNFLNKALAYSDLYIRPQPACNHDINDHRKKQELQQPAEKEMHGWKLWLSGAFAQLGQRELKLPHFVIHPL